The region CTGTTGCGGGCTGGCCTCTCCCAGCTTCTGTCAGGCACCGGCTTCGATATGGCCGGATCCACCGGGGTCGCACCCGATCTCTGCATCGTCGATGCCACGGGCGATTTCCAGCAGACGCTCGAACTTATCCGCGAGACCAAGGCGCAGCATCCAGTCTCCCGGGTCGTGGCGATATCCCAGCAGTTCGACGTGCCGGGCGTGCAATCCGCGGTCGACGCGGGGGTGGACAGTTTCTGCCTCGCCACGAGCGCCCGTGAGGTTCTGGTCAGGACGCTCGAGCTCACCATGCTGGGCGAGAGGATATTGCCCAGTTCGATTCTGCGCCAGCTTCTGACCCAGGAGCACTCGCCCGCCGGCGCCGCGCAGGTGATCCCCCTGGCCGACCACCGGATGCCGGACCCGAAGGTTTCGAAGCTTTCGCCGCGCGAGACGGTGATCCTCCAGTCCCTGATGGGCGGCGACCCGAACAAGGTCATCGCGCGCAAGCTCGACATCACCGAGGCGACGAT is a window of Microvirga lotononidis DNA encoding:
- a CDS encoding LuxR C-terminal-related transcriptional regulator, whose translation is MIQDHSEHAAAPAAMATNSSQRVATKLLCGNVLLRAGLSQLLSGTGFDMAGSTGVAPDLCIVDATGDFQQTLELIRETKAQHPVSRVVAISQQFDVPGVQSAVDAGVDSFCLATSAREVLVRTLELTMLGERILPSSILRQLLTQEHSPAGAAQVIPLADHRMPDPKVSKLSPRETVILQSLMGGDPNKVIARKLDITEATIKVHVKAILRKIGVANRTQAAMWATGNLREAGSTAGDFREVRRLS